The following are from one region of the Streptomyces fradiae genome:
- the ilvC gene encoding ketol-acid reductoisomerase: protein MAELFYDADADLSIIQGRKVAVIGYGSQGHAHALSLRDSGVDVRVGLHEGSKSKAKAEEQGLRVVTPAEAAAEADVIMILIPDPIQAKVYEESIAPHLNDGDALFFAHGFNVRFGFIKPPAGVDVALVAPKGPGHLVRRQYEEGRGVPAIAAVEQDATGNAFALALSYAKAIGGTRAGVIKTTFTEETETDLFGEQAVLCGGASALVKAGFETLVEAGYQPEIAYFECLHELKLIVDLMYEGGLEKMRWSVSETAEWGDYVTGPRIITADTKAEMKKVLTEIQDGTFAKNWMDEYHGGLKKYNEYKTQDEKHLLETTGKELRKLMSWVNDEEA, encoded by the coding sequence GTGGCCGAGCTGTTCTACGACGCCGACGCCGACCTCTCGATCATCCAGGGCCGCAAGGTCGCGGTGATCGGTTACGGCAGCCAGGGCCACGCCCACGCGCTGTCGCTCCGTGACTCGGGTGTCGACGTCCGCGTCGGTCTGCACGAGGGCTCCAAGTCCAAGGCCAAGGCCGAGGAGCAGGGCCTGCGCGTGGTCACGCCCGCCGAGGCGGCCGCCGAGGCCGACGTGATCATGATCCTGATCCCGGACCCGATCCAGGCCAAGGTCTACGAGGAGTCCATCGCCCCGCACCTGAACGACGGCGACGCCCTCTTCTTCGCCCACGGCTTCAACGTCCGCTTCGGCTTCATCAAGCCCCCGGCCGGCGTGGACGTCGCCCTGGTCGCCCCGAAGGGCCCGGGCCACCTGGTCCGCCGTCAGTACGAGGAGGGCCGCGGCGTTCCGGCGATCGCCGCCGTCGAGCAGGACGCCACGGGCAACGCCTTCGCCCTGGCCCTGTCGTACGCCAAGGCCATCGGCGGCACCCGTGCCGGTGTCATCAAGACCACCTTCACCGAGGAGACCGAGACCGACCTCTTCGGCGAGCAGGCCGTGCTCTGCGGCGGCGCCTCCGCGCTCGTCAAGGCGGGCTTCGAGACCCTGGTCGAGGCCGGCTACCAGCCGGAGATCGCCTACTTCGAGTGCCTCCACGAGCTGAAGCTCATCGTCGACCTCATGTACGAGGGCGGCCTGGAGAAGATGCGCTGGTCCGTCTCCGAGACCGCCGAGTGGGGCGACTACGTCACCGGCCCGCGCATCATCACGGCCGACACCAAGGCCGAGATGAAGAAGGTCCTCACCGAGATCCAGGACGGCACCTTCGCCAAGAACTGGATGGACGAGTACCACGGCGGTCTGAAGAAGTACAACGAGTACAAGACCCAGGACGAGAAGCACCTCCTGGAGACCACCGGCAAGGAGCTGCGCAAGCTCATGAGCTGGGTGAACGACGAGGAGGCGTAA
- the serA gene encoding phosphoglycerate dehydrogenase — protein sequence MSSKPVVLIAEELSPATVDALGPDFEIRQCNGADRAELLPAIADVDAILIRSATKVDAEAIAAAKKLRVVARAGVGLDNVDVSAATKAGVMVVNAPTSNIVTAAELACGLLVATARNIPQANTALKNGEWKRSKYTGVELSEKTLGVVGLGRIGVLVAQRMSAFGMKIVAYDPYVQPARAAQMGVKLLSLDELLEVADFITVHLPKTPETLGLIGDEALHKVKPSVRIVNAARGGIVDEAALYSALKEGRVAGAGLDVYAKEPCTDSPLFELDQVVCTPHLGASTDEAQEKAGIAVARSVRLALAGELVPDAVNVQGGVIAEDVKPGLPLAEKLGRIFTALAGEVASRLDVEVYGEITQHDVKVLELSALKGVFEDVVDETVSYVNAPLFAQERGVEVRLTTSSESPDHRNMVTVRGTLSNGQEISVSGTLAGPKHLQKIVAVGDYDVDLALADHMAVLRYEDRPGVVGTVGRILGEAGLNIAGMQVSRTVEGGEALVVLTVDETVPAPVLAEIAEEIGAASARSVNLV from the coding sequence GTGAGCTCGAAACCCGTCGTACTCATCGCTGAAGAGCTGTCGCCCGCCACCGTGGACGCACTGGGCCCGGACTTCGAGATCCGGCAGTGCAACGGCGCCGACCGCGCGGAGCTGCTCCCCGCGATCGCCGACGTCGACGCCATCCTGATCCGCTCCGCGACCAAGGTCGACGCGGAGGCCATCGCCGCCGCCAAGAAGCTGCGCGTGGTCGCCCGCGCCGGTGTCGGCCTGGACAACGTGGACGTCTCCGCCGCCACCAAGGCCGGCGTGATGGTCGTGAACGCCCCGACCTCCAACATCGTCACCGCCGCCGAGCTCGCCTGCGGTCTGCTCGTCGCCACCGCGCGCAACATCCCGCAGGCCAACACCGCGCTGAAGAACGGCGAGTGGAAGCGCTCGAAGTACACCGGCGTCGAGCTCAGCGAGAAGACCCTCGGCGTCGTCGGCCTCGGCCGCATCGGCGTCCTGGTCGCCCAGCGCATGTCCGCGTTCGGCATGAAGATCGTCGCCTACGACCCCTACGTGCAGCCGGCCCGCGCCGCCCAGATGGGCGTGAAGCTGCTGTCCCTGGACGAGCTGCTCGAGGTCGCCGACTTCATCACCGTCCACCTGCCGAAGACCCCGGAGACCCTCGGTCTCATCGGCGACGAGGCGCTGCACAAGGTCAAGCCCTCGGTCCGGATCGTCAACGCCGCGCGCGGCGGGATCGTGGACGAGGCGGCGCTGTACTCGGCGCTCAAGGAGGGCCGGGTCGCCGGCGCGGGCCTCGACGTGTACGCGAAGGAGCCCTGCACGGACTCCCCGCTCTTCGAGCTCGACCAGGTCGTCTGCACCCCGCACCTCGGCGCCTCCACGGACGAGGCCCAGGAGAAGGCGGGCATCGCGGTCGCCCGCTCGGTGCGCCTGGCGCTCGCCGGCGAGCTGGTCCCGGACGCGGTCAACGTCCAGGGCGGCGTCATCGCCGAGGACGTGAAGCCGGGTCTGCCGCTGGCCGAGAAGCTCGGCCGGATCTTCACCGCCCTGGCCGGCGAGGTCGCCTCGCGCCTTGACGTCGAGGTCTACGGCGAGATCACCCAGCACGATGTGAAGGTGCTCGAACTCTCCGCGCTCAAGGGCGTGTTCGAGGACGTGGTCGACGAGACCGTGTCGTACGTCAACGCCCCGCTGTTCGCGCAGGAGCGCGGTGTCGAGGTGCGTCTGACCACGAGCTCCGAGTCGCCCGACCACCGCAACATGGTCACCGTGCGCGGCACGCTCTCGAACGGCCAGGAGATCTCGGTCTCCGGCACCCTCGCGGGCCCGAAGCACCTGCAGAAGATCGTCGCGGTCGGCGACTACGACGTGGACCTGGCGCTCGCCGACCACATGGCGGTGCTGCGCTACGAGGACCGTCCGGGCGTCGTCGGCACGGTCGGCAGGATCCTGGGCGAGGCCGGTCTGAACATCGCCGGCATGCAGGTCTCCCGGACCGTGGAGGGCGGCGAGGCGCTCGTCGTGCTCACCGTCGACGAGACCGTCCCGGCGCCGGTCCTCGCGGAGATCGCGGAGGAGATCGGCGCGGCCTCGGCCCGCTCGGTCAACCTGGTCTGA
- a CDS encoding TetR/AcrR family transcriptional regulator yields MGHKEDLLEGAKRCLLEKGYGRTTARDVVAASGTNLASIGYHYGSKDALLQQAFLALTEEWGDAVGGADAEGADKLPADPYERFRAVWERLIGAAEASRPVWKLQTEVVTRLDDDEKLREAIKEPQREGRLGMAEGMLGIDPAADPEKARVAGLLLQALATGVMIQWVVDPETAPTAGDLTEGLKVLMGE; encoded by the coding sequence ATGGGACACAAGGAAGATCTGCTGGAGGGCGCCAAGCGCTGCCTCCTGGAGAAGGGGTACGGGCGCACCACCGCCCGTGACGTCGTCGCCGCCTCCGGCACCAACCTCGCCTCCATCGGCTACCACTACGGCTCCAAGGACGCCCTGCTCCAGCAGGCCTTCCTCGCGCTCACCGAGGAGTGGGGCGACGCGGTCGGCGGGGCCGACGCCGAGGGTGCCGACAAGCTCCCCGCCGATCCGTACGAACGGTTCCGCGCCGTCTGGGAGCGCCTGATCGGCGCCGCCGAGGCGAGCCGCCCGGTCTGGAAGCTGCAGACCGAGGTCGTCACCCGCCTCGACGACGACGAGAAGCTCCGTGAGGCGATCAAGGAGCCGCAGCGGGAGGGCCGGCTCGGCATGGCCGAGGGCATGCTCGGCATCGACCCGGCGGCGGACCCCGAGAAGGCCCGGGTCGCCGGCCTGCTCCTGCAGGCCCTGGCGACCGGCGTGATGATCCAGTGGGTGGTCGATCCGGAGACCGCGCCGACCGCCGGTGACCTGACCGAGGGGCTCAAGGTGCTGATGGGGGAGTAG
- the ilvN gene encoding acetolactate synthase small subunit, with product MSTKHTLSVLVENTPGILARIAALFSRRGFNIDSLAVGVTEHPDISRITIVVGVEDLPLEQVTKQLNKLVNVLKIVELEPSAAIQRELVLVKVRADNETRSQIVEIVQLFRAKTVDVSPEAVTIEATGSSDKLEAMLKMLEQFGIKELVQSGTIAIGRGARSITDRSLRALDRSA from the coding sequence ATGTCCACGAAGCACACGCTCTCCGTCCTGGTCGAGAACACGCCCGGCATCCTCGCCCGGATCGCCGCCCTGTTCTCCCGCCGCGGCTTCAACATCGACTCGCTCGCGGTCGGTGTCACCGAGCACCCCGACATCTCCCGCATCACCATCGTGGTCGGTGTCGAGGACCTGCCCCTGGAGCAGGTGACCAAGCAGCTCAACAAGCTGGTCAACGTCCTGAAGATCGTCGAACTCGAGCCCAGCGCCGCGATCCAGCGCGAGCTCGTCCTGGTGAAGGTCCGCGCCGACAACGAGACCCGCTCCCAGATCGTCGAGATCGTCCAGCTGTTCCGCGCCAAGACCGTGGACGTCTCGCCCGAGGCGGTCACCATCGAGGCCACCGGTTCGAGTGACAAGCTGGAGGCGATGCTCAAGATGCTGGAGCAGTTCGGCATCAAGGAGCTCGTCCAGTCCGGCACGATCGCCATAGGGCGCGGGGCCCGGTCCATCACGGACCGCTCGCTGCGCGCCCTCGACCGCAGCGCCTGA
- a CDS encoding acetolactate synthase large subunit, with the protein MLMTEQATGHHPQPRTRSGAQPATTVEHVTGAQSLIRSLEEVGADTVFGIPGGAILPAYDPMMDSKRVRHILVRHEQGAGHAATGYAQATGKVGVCMATSGPGATNLVTPIADAHMDSVPLVAITGQVSSKAIGTDAFQEADICGITMPITKHNFLVTRAEDIPRTIAEAFHIAATGRPGPVLVDIAKDALQAKTTFSWPPQTELPGYRPVTKPHAKQIREAAKLITAAKRPVLYVGGGVLKAGATAELKVLAELTGAPVTTTLMALGAFPDSHPLHVGMPGMHGAVTAVTALQKADLIVALGARFDDRVTGKLDSFAPYAKIVHADIDPAEIGKNRTADVPIVGDAREVIADLVQAVQAEHSDGHKGDYTAWWSDLNRWRETYPLGYDLPEDGSLSPQQVIERIGKLAPEGTIFAAGVGQHQMWAAHFIDYEQPATWLNSGGAGTMGYAVPAAMGAKAGMPDRTVWAVDGDGCFQMTNQELTTCALNNIPIKVAIINNGALGMVRQWQTLFYNQRYSNTVLHSGPEDINPEAKGTRVPDFVKLSEAMGCVALRCEDPADLDKVIAEANAINDRPVVIDFIVHEDAQVWPMVAAGTSNDEVMAARGVRPDFGDGEDD; encoded by the coding sequence ATGCTGATGACCGAGCAGGCCACCGGGCACCATCCGCAGCCGCGGACCCGTAGCGGCGCACAGCCCGCCACCACCGTCGAGCACGTCACGGGTGCGCAGTCCCTCATCCGCTCTCTCGAGGAAGTGGGCGCCGACACCGTCTTCGGCATTCCGGGCGGCGCGATTCTCCCGGCGTACGACCCGATGATGGACTCGAAGCGGGTCCGCCACATCCTGGTCCGCCACGAGCAGGGCGCGGGCCACGCCGCCACCGGTTACGCGCAGGCCACCGGCAAGGTCGGCGTCTGCATGGCGACCTCGGGCCCCGGTGCGACCAACCTGGTCACCCCGATCGCCGACGCCCACATGGACTCCGTCCCGCTCGTCGCGATCACCGGCCAGGTCTCCTCCAAGGCGATCGGCACCGACGCCTTCCAGGAGGCGGACATCTGCGGCATCACGATGCCGATCACCAAGCACAACTTCCTGGTCACCCGGGCCGAGGACATCCCGCGGACCATCGCCGAGGCCTTCCACATCGCCGCCACCGGCCGCCCCGGCCCGGTCCTGGTCGACATCGCCAAGGACGCCCTCCAGGCGAAGACCACCTTCAGCTGGCCGCCGCAGACCGAGCTGCCCGGCTACCGCCCGGTGACCAAGCCGCACGCCAAGCAGATCCGCGAGGCCGCCAAGCTGATCACCGCCGCCAAGCGGCCCGTCCTGTACGTCGGCGGCGGCGTCCTGAAGGCCGGCGCCACCGCCGAGCTGAAGGTCCTCGCGGAGCTCACCGGCGCCCCGGTCACCACCACCCTGATGGCCCTGGGCGCGTTCCCCGACAGCCACCCGCTGCACGTGGGAATGCCCGGCATGCACGGTGCGGTCACCGCCGTCACCGCGCTGCAGAAGGCCGACCTGATCGTCGCCCTCGGCGCCCGCTTCGACGACCGCGTCACCGGCAAGCTGGACAGCTTCGCCCCGTACGCCAAGATCGTCCACGCCGACATCGACCCGGCGGAGATCGGCAAGAACCGCACCGCCGACGTCCCGATCGTCGGCGACGCCCGCGAGGTCATCGCCGACCTGGTCCAGGCCGTCCAGGCCGAGCACAGCGACGGCCACAAGGGCGACTACACCGCCTGGTGGAGCGACCTGAACCGCTGGCGCGAGACCTACCCGCTCGGCTACGACCTGCCGGAGGACGGCAGCCTCTCGCCGCAGCAGGTCATCGAGCGGATCGGCAAGCTCGCCCCCGAGGGCACGATCTTCGCCGCCGGCGTCGGCCAGCACCAGATGTGGGCCGCCCACTTCATCGACTACGAGCAGCCCGCGACCTGGCTCAACTCCGGCGGCGCCGGAACGATGGGCTACGCGGTCCCGGCCGCCATGGGCGCCAAGGCCGGCATGCCGGACCGCACGGTCTGGGCGGTCGACGGCGACGGCTGCTTCCAGATGACCAATCAGGAGCTCACCACCTGCGCCCTGAACAACATCCCGATCAAGGTCGCCATCATCAACAACGGTGCCCTCGGCATGGTCCGTCAGTGGCAGACCCTCTTCTACAACCAGCGCTACTCCAACACGGTCCTGCACTCCGGCCCGGAGGACATCAACCCGGAGGCCAAGGGCACCCGCGTCCCGGACTTCGTGAAGCTGTCCGAGGCCATGGGCTGTGTCGCCCTGCGCTGTGAGGACCCGGCCGACCTGGACAAGGTCATCGCCGAGGCCAACGCCATCAACGACCGCCCGGTCGTGATCGACTTCATCGTCCACGAGGACGCGCAGGTCTGGCCGATGGTCGCCGCCGGCACCTCGAACGACGAGGTCATGGCCGCCCGGGGCGTCCGCCCCGACTTCGGCGACGGCGAAGACGACTGA
- a CDS encoding helix-turn-helix transcriptional regulator, with protein sequence MGVGFTLVFVEHSNDVSAVAALDEPTRRRLYDHVVRRPDPVGRDEAAEALGLARQTAAFHLDRLADEGLLDVVYERRSGRTGPGAGRPAKLYRRSGREVAVSLPERHYELAGRLLAQALEESETTGEPAREVLHRNAHALGARLAERECAELFAFLERYGFEPRPDGPDGTALVLGNCPFHALAREHTATVCGLNLHLMRGVLEGLDEQGYEACLAPGEGHCCVRLEPTS encoded by the coding sequence ATGGGGGTGGGTTTTACACTGGTGTTCGTGGAGCACTCGAATGACGTATCGGCGGTAGCCGCCCTTGACGAGCCGACCCGGCGCCGGCTCTACGACCATGTGGTCCGCCGGCCGGATCCGGTCGGCCGCGACGAGGCAGCCGAGGCGCTCGGACTCGCCCGGCAGACCGCCGCCTTCCACCTCGACCGGCTGGCCGACGAGGGCCTGCTCGACGTGGTCTACGAGCGCCGCTCCGGCCGGACCGGGCCGGGCGCCGGCCGCCCCGCCAAGCTGTACCGGCGCTCCGGGCGCGAGGTCGCCGTCAGCCTGCCCGAGCGGCACTACGAACTCGCCGGCCGGCTGCTCGCCCAGGCCCTGGAGGAGTCCGAGACCACCGGCGAGCCCGCCCGGGAGGTCCTGCACCGCAACGCCCACGCCCTCGGCGCCCGGCTCGCCGAGCGGGAGTGCGCCGAGCTCTTCGCCTTCCTGGAGCGGTACGGCTTCGAGCCGCGCCCCGACGGCCCGGACGGCACCGCGCTCGTGCTCGGCAACTGCCCGTTCCACGCGCTCGCGCGCGAACACACCGCCACCGTCTGCGGGTTGAACCTGCATCTGATGCGCGGAGTCCTCGAAGGACTCGACGAGCAGGGGTACGAGGCGTGCCTGGCGCCCGGTGAGGGCCACTGCTGCGTCCGCCTGGAGCCGACCTCGTAA
- a CDS encoding putative bifunctional diguanylate cyclase/phosphodiesterase, translating into MLCGGYATGAAVGWGSAELALVMGDFGLSAAALAAAVSCFLYARGRRRAFRPAWYLFAFSSFMAATGNAVWGWYEVVLRRAVPSPSSADLCFLLFAPPAIVGLLVLAKKPVTRAGWVCLGLDSWLIGGSLLTLSWSLALAHTAYVPGESVARAALSLAYPLLDIVLVSMVLALHFRRSHINRSAVHTAIAALALTVLCDALFTSPLLREHYSSGQLLDAGWFAGSLLLAYAPWGVRRHVDPGPAAARVRHPHSRPLAGSLAALTPYLAAAVCTLSILYNVVEGRSVDRVVVLTGCTVVLALVVRQGIMLLDNIALTHELAQKENHFRSLVQGSSDVIMIAAPTGILRYVSPAAAGVYGREAEELIGSELASLIHPEDLGGVVHEVRRFLAAPPSEEPTTRIECRFRSGRGDWLNVESTVNRHQGGLIFNSRDVTERVRLQAQLRHNAEHDPLTDLPNRALFTERVRGALSGRRATDIGTAVLFIDLDGFKAVNDRLGHQAGDELLVQAARRLHESVRAGDTAARLGGDEFAALILGDGNRDRADRECRVAEIADRLRVTLSQPYRVDGAAHEVRVAASIGVAFAEPGIGAGDLLRNADLAMYRAKAAGKDRVELYAPQMQAEVVRRTELAARLRTALHDGEFALLHQPVVDLSTGRIAAVAAQARWRSAQGILFTPAEFLRVAEDGERTAELGRWLLEEAVEQAAERAGIGHRAPVTVRLSARRLLDRSLPLGSVESLLTRHGLPSGSLIVELADSDPRDPRVSFDELEQRLAALRRLGVKIALDGFGSGHAAINALRRLPVDILKLDRGLVEGIVESARLRKITSGLLRIAGDLGMQSVADGVDMPEQVLALRSMGCTHGQGMAFSGPLDEYRLRRALVRDEYPLPGAVAVSAGNRPPTRSHDETPVPPT; encoded by the coding sequence CTGCTCTGCGGCGGCTATGCCACCGGCGCCGCGGTCGGCTGGGGCTCCGCGGAACTCGCCCTCGTCATGGGCGACTTCGGGCTGAGCGCCGCCGCGCTCGCCGCCGCCGTCTCCTGCTTCCTCTACGCCCGGGGCCGCCGCCGCGCCTTCCGCCCCGCCTGGTACCTCTTCGCCTTCTCGTCCTTCATGGCCGCCACCGGGAACGCCGTCTGGGGGTGGTACGAGGTCGTGCTCCGCCGCGCGGTGCCCAGCCCCTCCTCCGCAGACCTCTGCTTCCTGCTCTTCGCCCCGCCCGCCATCGTCGGCCTGCTCGTCCTCGCCAAGAAGCCCGTCACCCGGGCCGGCTGGGTCTGCCTCGGCCTCGACTCCTGGCTGATCGGCGGCTCCCTGCTCACCCTGTCGTGGAGCCTCGCCCTCGCGCACACCGCGTACGTGCCGGGCGAGAGCGTCGCCCGCGCGGCGCTCTCCCTCGCGTACCCGCTGCTCGACATCGTGCTCGTCAGCATGGTGCTCGCGCTGCACTTCCGGCGCTCCCACATCAACCGCTCGGCCGTCCACACCGCCATCGCCGCGCTCGCCCTCACCGTGCTGTGCGACGCGCTGTTCACCTCGCCGCTCCTGCGCGAGCACTACAGCTCCGGTCAGCTCCTCGACGCCGGCTGGTTCGCGGGCTCCCTGCTGCTCGCGTACGCCCCCTGGGGGGTGCGCCGGCACGTCGACCCCGGGCCCGCCGCGGCCCGCGTCCGGCACCCGCACAGCCGCCCGCTCGCCGGCTCGCTCGCCGCGCTCACGCCGTACCTCGCGGCCGCAGTCTGCACCCTGAGCATCCTGTACAACGTCGTCGAGGGCCGCAGCGTCGACCGCGTCGTCGTCCTCACCGGGTGCACGGTCGTGCTCGCCCTCGTCGTCCGGCAGGGCATCATGCTGCTCGACAACATCGCCCTCACCCACGAACTGGCCCAGAAGGAGAACCACTTCAGGTCCCTCGTGCAGGGCTCGAGCGACGTCATCATGATCGCCGCGCCGACCGGCATACTGCGCTACGTCAGCCCGGCCGCCGCCGGGGTGTACGGGCGAGAGGCCGAGGAGCTGATCGGCTCCGAGCTGGCCTCCCTCATCCACCCCGAGGACCTCGGCGGCGTCGTCCACGAGGTGCGCCGCTTCCTGGCCGCCCCGCCCTCCGAGGAGCCCACCACCCGGATCGAGTGCCGCTTCCGCTCCGGTCGCGGCGACTGGCTCAACGTCGAGTCCACCGTCAACCGGCACCAGGGCGGGCTGATCTTCAACAGCCGCGACGTCACCGAACGGGTCCGGCTCCAGGCCCAGTTGCGGCACAACGCCGAGCACGACCCGCTCACCGACCTGCCCAACCGGGCGCTGTTCACCGAGCGGGTGCGCGGCGCGCTCAGTGGCCGCCGCGCCACCGACATCGGCACCGCGGTGCTCTTCATCGACCTCGACGGCTTCAAGGCGGTCAACGACCGGCTCGGCCACCAGGCCGGCGACGAACTCCTCGTCCAGGCCGCCCGCCGGCTCCACGAGTCCGTGCGGGCCGGGGACACCGCCGCCCGGCTCGGCGGCGACGAGTTCGCCGCGCTCATCCTCGGCGACGGCAACCGCGACCGGGCCGACCGCGAGTGCCGGGTGGCCGAGATCGCCGACCGGCTGCGGGTCACGCTCTCCCAGCCGTACCGGGTGGACGGCGCCGCCCACGAGGTGCGGGTCGCCGCCTCCATCGGCGTCGCCTTCGCCGAGCCCGGCATCGGCGCGGGCGACCTGCTGCGCAACGCCGACCTCGCCATGTACCGGGCCAAGGCCGCCGGCAAGGACCGGGTAGAGCTCTACGCCCCGCAGATGCAGGCCGAGGTGGTGCGCCGCACCGAGCTCGCCGCCCGGCTGCGCACCGCGCTGCACGACGGCGAGTTCGCCCTGCTCCACCAGCCCGTGGTCGACCTGAGCACCGGCCGGATCGCCGCCGTCGCCGCCCAGGCCCGCTGGCGCTCCGCGCAGGGCATCCTCTTCACGCCGGCCGAGTTCCTGCGGGTCGCCGAGGACGGCGAGCGCACCGCCGAGCTCGGCCGCTGGCTCTTGGAGGAGGCCGTCGAGCAGGCCGCCGAGCGGGCCGGAATCGGCCATCGCGCCCCGGTCACCGTGCGGCTCTCCGCCCGCCGGCTGCTCGACCGCTCGCTGCCGCTGGGCTCCGTCGAGTCGCTGCTCACCCGGCACGGGCTGCCCTCCGGCTCGCTGATCGTCGAGCTCGCCGACAGCGACCCCCGGGACCCCCGGGTCTCCTTCGACGAGCTGGAGCAGCGCCTGGCCGCCCTGCGCCGGCTCGGCGTCAAGATCGCCCTCGACGGATTCGGCAGCGGACATGCCGCGATCAACGCCCTGCGGCGGCTTCCGGTCGACATACTGAAGCTGGACCGCGGCCTGGTCGAGGGCATCGTGGAATCGGCCAGACTGCGCAAGATCACCAGCGGGCTGCTCCGCATCGCCGGCGACCTCGGGATGCAGTCCGTCGCCGACGGCGTGGACATGCCCGAGCAGGTGCTGGCGCTGCGCTCCATGGGCTGCACCCACGGCCAGGGCATGGCGTTCTCCGGCCCGCTGGACGAGTACCGGCTGCGCCGGGCGCTGGTGCGGGACGAGTATCCGCTGCCCGGAGCGGTCGCGGTCAGCGCCGGAAACCGGCCGCCCACCCGCTCACATGATGAGACGCCTGTCCCACCTACTTGA
- a CDS encoding PucR family transcriptional regulator, which yields MKGDYQDLVDEISALLGTPATLENRDFGLIAFGAHDSEDDSAMDPVRTRSILTRKSTPAVRAWFEGFGIARATGPVRIPAAPDAGVFRDRICLPVRHRGVVLGYVWLLDAEPGPSHERLTAAMEVASRIGDLLADEERAGADLSRELRTTLTAERGWQYDMAVAALRTALGPDADGLHTLVCLAPWPEEDSPSPRTVPGAAALCTVPWRATAGPVGVGSPEGRAAPNPYVPGSGTGTGPSTGPGTGRALAVLVRLRSADNLSPAGTAADRLRGTAGPAAVAGVAAPRRGLAELDASWREAASAARAATAQPRLGPLAEWSAIGPYRMLTALPAAEPDPAVRALLAPAHAELARTAEVFLDHAGQAGRTATALGIHRQTLYYRLSRVEQLTGLDLDAGEDRLLLHMALKSARL from the coding sequence GTGAAGGGCGATTACCAGGACCTGGTCGACGAGATCTCGGCGCTGCTCGGCACCCCCGCGACCCTGGAGAACCGTGACTTCGGCCTGATCGCCTTCGGCGCGCACGACAGCGAGGACGACAGCGCGATGGACCCGGTCCGCACCCGGTCGATCCTCACCAGGAAGTCCACGCCCGCGGTCCGCGCCTGGTTCGAGGGCTTCGGCATCGCCCGGGCGACCGGCCCGGTGCGCATTCCGGCCGCGCCGGACGCCGGGGTCTTCCGGGACCGGATCTGTCTGCCGGTACGCCATCGGGGTGTCGTCCTCGGGTACGTCTGGCTGCTCGACGCCGAGCCGGGTCCCTCGCACGAGCGGCTCACCGCCGCGATGGAGGTCGCGTCCCGGATCGGGGACCTGCTCGCCGACGAGGAGCGGGCGGGCGCCGACCTCTCCCGCGAGCTGCGGACCACGCTGACGGCGGAGCGCGGCTGGCAGTACGACATGGCCGTCGCCGCCCTGCGCACCGCGCTCGGCCCGGACGCGGACGGCCTGCACACCCTGGTCTGCCTGGCGCCCTGGCCCGAGGAGGACTCCCCCTCGCCGCGTACGGTGCCGGGCGCGGCGGCCCTTTGCACGGTGCCGTGGCGGGCGACGGCGGGCCCGGTCGGGGTCGGTTCACCCGAGGGCCGGGCCGCGCCGAATCCGTACGTCCCCGGCTCCGGCACCGGAACCGGCCCCAGCACCGGCCCCGGCACCGGACGCGCCCTCGCCGTGCTCGTCCGGCTGCGCTCGGCCGACAACCTCTCCCCCGCCGGCACCGCCGCCGACCGGCTGCGCGGCACGGCGGGCCCGGCCGCCGTCGCCGGGGTCGCCGCGCCCCGGCGCGGGCTCGCGGAGCTCGACGCGTCCTGGCGCGAGGCCGCCTCCGCCGCCCGGGCGGCGACCGCCCAGCCGCGGCTCGGCCCGCTCGCGGAGTGGTCGGCCATCGGCCCGTACCGGATGCTCACCGCCCTCCCGGCGGCCGAACCGGACCCGGCGGTCCGTGCGCTGCTCGCCCCGGCCCATGCCGAACTGGCCCGCACGGCCGAGGTGTTCCTCGATCACGCGGGCCAGGCGGGGCGCACGGCGACGGCCCTCGGCATCCACCGCCAGACCCTCTACTACCGGCTCTCCCGCGTCGAGCAGCTCACCGGCCTCGACCTGGACGCGGGCGAGGACCGTCTGTTGCTGCACATGGCGCTGAAGTCGGCGCGCCTGTAG